In Candidatus Wallbacteria bacterium, the sequence CGCTGATGTTTCTTCTGTAACCTAGAGTAGAAAGCTGCCCGTGCTGTTCCTTTAGGCCAGGGTTGGGAACGCTGGTGTCAAGATAGCCGGAAAATCGGTCCTTGAGAGTCGGGAATCGTGTTTTATTCCCAAAATTTCCGTATAGTTCATCTTTATGCTGATAGGCTTTCTTGAAACTGAGCGTGTAATCACTGGTACTGATCTTATCAGGCAGCGCGTTGCCGTTAGCATTCCTTGGAATATTGCTGGCTGATGAAATTCCTGCAGTCCATTCCAGAGACTTGGTCTGCTGCCTGCGGTACTCGACTGCCAGGTCTGTTGTCAATCCCTTGTAATTGGCAAAAGGGTTCTTATAATTGCCGCACTCGCGGTGCACATCTGTTTTGCTGTAAACGAGGAAACCAAGCTGACTCTTAGCATTGAGCTGGTCTTCCAGCCTCAGGTTTATCCCCTGGCTGTAGTCATCGTAAATACTATGGAACGCATATCCTTTCGACTCCTTTTTCATGTTGATGTCGTCATAGGAATCAAGCAGATTGAAGTATTTGTCTTTATAAATATTGTAATGCCAGGTCAGTTTATTTCTGCTAATGCTGTCCTCAAACGAATACTGGTCCTTTTTCCAGTCCGTGAATTTCCAAAAACGGGCTGTGCCATCCAGGTCGATCGGGACACCGTAACTTTCGGTGAATCTGGAAACCTTCAGAGCATACTGGCGGTTCGGGAGTGTCTTGCCGACGACCCAGTACAGGTCTTCCTTCTGCTTGTCAGAGAGCCTGCGCTGGCGGTCAGGCTGAACTGCGCAAGTGACAAAATCCTTGCTGAGGCGCTGGTTGTATAAATTAGAGGCTGTGGCTGCCGCTCCATAATAAAGAGTTCCTTCAGTATCATAGAACGAGGCGCTGCCTTCCAGTCCGCGGTGCTGGATGTAGTTGGTTGAGAGAGTTCCGTATCTATGAGTTGGTTTTTCAGTGATCAGGTTGATTGTGCCTGCCAGGGCATTGGGGCCTGCGAGCACAGACGAAGCACCCTGCACTATTTCGATCTTCTTGATGCTGAATAGGTTGAGCTTTCCGATTTCAACGTAGCCATCATATGGAACCTGGACAGGTACCCCGTCTAAAAGCACGTTCACATCGCGCTGATTGAAACCACGGAAACTCACGTAGGTTTCACCCTTCTGACCCTGGGTGGGAATGATTGATGAGGATGCGTCGCTGAGGATTTTAGGCAGCTCTACCCTCCGTATCGGGTCATCCGGCGCGATCCTGATCACCTTTGCGTCAGGGTTGGAAATCTCTGCCGCCGGGTTCGCGGAAATCACGATTTCGCCGAGATAAATCGGATTTTCCACAGCTGAGACCGAGCAGGTGACGATCAGACATAGGAGAATCAAAATGGTTTTCATGGAAAACCTCCCTTTTTTCATTATATAAAGTATTATATAACGATTGAACTGGATAAAATCAAGAAATTGTCTCCATGTACTTGTTACCACGCTTTGACAAACTGGTGCCGGATCCGCGTTGTATAGTATTGATTACAACGTTGGATACGCTTATAATGTTGCCATATTTAATCCGGAGGGAAATCATGGCTTATCTGTTTCCTTTTTTCTTTTTTCTGGCAGCATTGCCTGTCCATGCAGTCGAGAACAACGATTTTTACGACAATGAAAAGACATTTGAACTGGCAGTACCTCCGCTTACTATAGCCGGTGAGGTGGAAAACCCCGGACCAGTCGACTTTACAAAACTGCCTGTCCGTTCACTGATGGCCAGGGAAACTGAAATGAAAAATGGATTTCCTGGATTTACCGGCGCTTACCGCTATGACGGCTATTCCCTGTTCGATATTCTCAAGGAATCCTATCTCTCCAAGAAGAACAAGCAGGAATTTCCTCCGATCATCGATCTGATGGTGATTGTGGAAAACAAGAAGGGCGACAAGGTTGTGCTGAGCTGGGGAGAGATTTTCTATCCGACTTCCCTGCACAGGATCATCATCGCCAAATCCGTTTCCCCGATCATTCCTTCCAAAACCAAAGAACAGTGGCCGATCCCTCCTTCCAGCAAGCTGATCTGTGGAAATGACCTGCTGACAGTCAGGAATATTTCGGATCCGATTCGAATCACCGTTATCTCCAATCCTCATTCTTTCCCGGTGCAGAAGGATCTTTCCCCGCTGTACGCTTCTAAAGTGAGAATTTTTGAAAAAGAAAAGCTGCTTGCTGATACTGCTGATTTTCCCCAGGGTCTTGAGACACGCACTTACCCCACCGTGTTTTTCGGGCGCGGCAAGGGTTTCCATGGCCTGGAGCAGTTCAACGGCAGGCTTCTGAAGGAGATCCTGGCCCCGTATTATTCCGCTGATCCTGAAAATCTGAAAAAGGGCTATCTGACCCTCGTGGGTGCGGACGGGTACAGGGTAAGCGTGACAGCCAGCGAACTCTTCAACCGCAACGATTATTCGGAGTATTTATTCATCGATGCAGGCTCCTATCAGGATGGTGGGAGATTCAAGGTGTATCCTGCCTACGACTTTTTCTCTGACAGAGCCGTAAAGGGGCTTTCCGAGATCCGTTTCGACCTGATTAAGTAATAATTCGATTTAGTAAATCCGTGAGCCACTGCAGGTGGACGGCTGCGGCGCATTTTGTGCTTGCCAGACAGGCTTTTCCCGGTATAATTGAAAAAACCGGGGGGAAACTTTGAATAAATTACTGATAGCTTTGATTTTTATTACAGTCTCGATCTGTGCAGCATATGACAATCTCATCTTCGCTCCAGCTGATCCGAATGCAGTACTGCGCCTTTATGATTCGCCTGCCGCAGGTGGAATCGTCAATGCTGAAATCCAGGCAGGCGGCATTCTGCGTGTGATTGAACGCGAAGGGGACAGTCTCCTGCTTGTAAACGAGGAAGATCTGGCCGGCTGGGTAAAACTTGACCTGAAATCGATTGAGCGTGATTTTAAAGTGATGCCGGCCGCTCCGGCTCAGGAAGGACCACTCACCCGCCAGCCGATCCAGGCTCTCCAGGATCTCAACCAGACTCTTCCGCCGGAAAACGCCAGGCTCAAGATCATAGTTTCTCTGAAAGGACTGACAATGCATGTCAGATGCGAAAAGGAAAATTTCGACAAAGTATATCCAGTAGGCGTGGGTGTCAAAGATTCCCACGGCAGGAGTTTTACTCCCACCTGCCAAAGCAGGAATGTGGCGGCTTTCAGGACACATTTCAATGCCAAGAACAAGGAATTCTTCATGGAGCACAGATACAGCCCTTCGCATTTCGGAGGATTTCCCTTTATCCGCTTGAACATACTCAACAGCGACCAGGATTACACCTATGGCATGCACGGCCCGATCACCCAGAAAACCAATGGTGCCTGGTACCTGCAGCGTGGTTTTGTCTCTCATGGCTGCATGCGGATGCGCCCGGAGGATGCCATTGAACTCTACAAACTGTCAGTAGCGAATCCGGCTGCGAGCCTGGTGATCCAGGAAGACTTTGAATATGACCAGAACGGGAAAAAAGTGGACGTGGATTATCCGCTGTGGAGAGGCATAACAGCCGAGCAATAAAGTTCTCGAGGATTGTTCATCTGTTTTCAACCAATTTTGCCAAGTTCCCAAATAGTAGTATACTGTCACCCAGAAAGTAATTCCCATTGGAGGTAATTTTGAAGACCAGTGCCAGAAATCAATTTTCCGGAAAAGTAAATTCTGTGAAAAAGGGAGCAGTCAACAGTGAAATTGTGATCGATCTGAAAGGCAAAGATCAGATCACTGCCGTGATCACTAATGAGTCAGTAGAAAACCTAGGTTTGAAGAAGGGAAGCAAAGCTTACGGACTGATCAAGGCTTCCTGGGTAGTTCTGGCTGACGACCCGAAACTGAAGACCAGCGCCAGGAACAGATTTACGGGAAAGATTGAAAAACTTACCGAGGGCACAGTAAACACCGAAGTTGTGATGAAGCTCCCGGGCGGGAATCAGCTGGTGTCCATGATTACTAACGAAAGCGCTAAAAGCATGGGATTGAAGAAGGGAAAGAATCTGCTGGCTATGTTCAAGGCATCCAGTGTGATCGTCGGCGTCTAACAGGCTGTTGAAAAATCATCTGCAAGGAACTCTTAACAGCCTGCTTGATTTAATTAGTAACATTGAAAAAAAGCCCCGAACCGGGGCTTTTTTGTTGTCTGGTCAGCTGCAGATTCAGCGCATGTGGCGGACTTTACGCACTTTCATGGCAAGCGGGAGCGGCTGCAGTTCATGCGCTTTTCTGGTGGCTCTGCTTTTATGGGCTTCCAGCGGCATCTCCCCGATTCGAGCGAGCACCGAAGACATGATCATTTCCAGCAGCTGCTGGTAATCGATCTGATTAAGCCGCGCGAGGATCGGAAGGTCTGAATTGACAGGATGCAGACCCGGCAGCGGATTGACTTCGAGAAAATTGGGGAGCCCGTCCTTGTCCACCCGGATGTCCACCCTTCCCACATCCCGGCCCCGGATGGCCCGCCAGGAAGCCAGCGCCACATCTTTCGCCCGGCCCGCGACAGGATCGCAGGCGGAGCGGTATTCCACAAGTTCCTTGTAATTTTCTTTGTTGTGATACGAATAAATACCGGATTCGGCCTTGGAATTGAGCAGGACTTCCATTGCTCCGAGCACGATCGCATCTGCCCCTGTGCCAATGATGCCTATCGTGAACTCACGGCCCGGCAGGTAAGTTTCCACCAGAACCGGCTGATTGAATTTCAAAAGCAGTGCTTTGCAGGACGCTTCCAGCTCTTCCCTGTTGTTGACCCTTGAAACAAGTGAAACTCCCTTGCTGGTGCCTTCGGCAACTGGTTTTGCAAAGAGCGGGAAGGGGAGATTAACTGCAAGGGCATCTTCAGGTCTTTCCACCACTGCAAAGTCCGGAGTAGGGATGCCCTGATCGCGGATTACATTCTTTGTCAGGCCTTTATGCAGGGCGAGACCGAGCACCATGGGGTCGGAAAATGTGCAGGGAATTTTGTAGGCGTCAAGAAGTGCAGGGACTTGCGCTTCCCTGGCGAATCCATACAGGCCTTCGCAGATATTGAACACCAGGTCCCAGCGTTTGCCGAGAGCCAGTTCCCGGTTGAGGCTCAGGATGTTGCCGATCCGTTCAGTGGCAAATCCCATTTGACGCAGTGCGGACTCAATGGCTTCCACTGTTTCGATTTTGTCGAATTCAGCTGTTTCCTCGGCGCTGAATCCCTGCGCCAGGTATTCTTCTCTGAGATCGTATGTAAGTCCTATCAGCATGTTTCCTCCGAAATATTTAATGAAGTATCGGATCCGTTCCGGAAAAAGCTGAATCAGACTGGTAGATGCGGTATTTCGGTGAAAAGGTCTTTGAATTCGGGGTGAAGAAAGTTTGAATTACGTTCCGGAGGCTCGGTATCGGCTTTGGTTGATTCCAGAACCTCACGGTGTGTCTGAGACTCGCTGAAGGATTCTCCCTTCATAAGAAACTCCTTTCACTACTTTGTGATAAATCCCTATAATGGATTTCGGCAGGAATATAATCCATACATATAGGTTTTACTCTTTTTTAAATTTATTTCAATTTTTAATGCAAATTTAATTGGAAACGGGGCTGCACCGCCCACACGATCGTTTTTCCGTTCCCGCGGTCAGATTGTAGTACCGGCGTACCGTTCGGATCAGATTGAAACTAAAACAGATCTGAGATTAGGGCGGAAAAAAATAATGACAATTAACCGGAATCATTTTTTCAAAGAATGTCTTTCAGTGACAGGCCTAAGTGACTAAGAATATCATTCAAGAGGCTATCGCTGAAGTCAATTTTCAGAAGTGTCAGGGCTTCATCTCTGGTCATCAGATTCATCCTGATCAGTTTGCTCATTTCCACATGATAGTGAGTGTAGCCATAATGTTTATACGAAAGATAGGATGACACGAAGTTCATCAGGCAGTTGGTAGATTTACCCGGATAGCTGAGTGCCGGATACTTCCAGCCCAATTCTTCCTCGATGGTTTTTGTATACTCTTCTGGGCTTTTTCGGATAAACCAGTGCGGTGAAAGAACAAGAGTTTTCTGTCTTTTCTCGGCTTTTTTCAGGACTTCTTCCATACTGCTGGGGAAATCTTTGTATTTTGGAATCATTTTCAGGCGGTTTACCAGGAAATCTTTGGTCGATTCCGCCATTTCCTTGAATTCAGGCGCTGAGATGTCGCAGGCGCATTTTGTCATGATGCTTCCCAGATTGGATTGCCCTTTGGTCCAGCCGGCGATGATGATCGGGATCCTGAAATTGGCAGCCATCTCAAACGTCAGCTGCATATACCAGATGGAGCAGAGATGGCAGATAACAGCTCTGGTTTTAGATTTCAGCATCTCTGCAAACAGGTCTTTAATATAATCAGTGCGGAAGAGTATCCATTCAACCCCGAGTTTTTCCACAGCATTTTTAACGTTGTTGAGGGCATCTTCGGTTTCAAATCCATGGTCAAAGGTGAAAGCGAGCGGATTCAGCTTGTATTTTTTCTTCACGTAATAAAGGCTTGAAGTGCTGTCCTTACCGCCGCTGCACATCACCAGGCAGTCGTATCTTCCAGAGCCTTTGTTTTTGTTAAGGATCCTGACGAGTTCGGTTTCCAGCATCAGGTTTTTTCCGGCTTCCAGGCTGTTTTTTAATCCTGGGTCTGAGCAGAGGCTGCAGACACCATCTGAATTGAGCGTGATCTGAGGTGGATTTTCTGGAAGAACGCAGAGTTTGCAGATGTTCATGAAATCAGTATAGGGCAAAAAAGCTAAAAAAGCATCTCATACAAAGGATGCTTTTTGCGTACTTTTTCTATCACACCGGGCAGTACCCGCAGCAGCTTTTCGATTTCCAGATCATTGTTGAATCTGCCCAAACTCAGGCGCAGTGTGCCGTGAGGGATGTCTTGAGGAAGCCCGATGGCCTGCAGTACATGGGACGGACGCGGATCCGAAGTTGCGCAGGCTGCCCCGCCTGAAGCGCAGATTCCCCTCCTGTCCAGCTCAGCGATCAATTCTTTGCCGTCCACGAAATCAAAGGTGAAGCTGAGATTTCCGGGCAGCCTCAGCTCAGGATCACCGTTCAAGCGGACTCGTTCCATGCCATGCAGGACTTTGTCCCTAATCATGTCTTGCCAGGAGGATTGTTTTAAAGCCTCCTGATCCTGTCTTTCTCCTGCAAGGACTGCGGCCATGCCAAGACCGACTATCCCGGCCACATTATGGGTGGAAGCTCTCAAGTGCCGCTCCTGTTCCCCGCCGTGAAGATGTGAAGTCAGGCAGACATTGCTGCCGATGAAAAGAGCGCCTACGCCTTTGGGGCCATAAATTTTATGGGCCGAAAGGCTCAGAAGATCTATTTTCATTTTCCGGACATCGATTTTCAGGTGTCCGAAGGTCTGGACTGCGTCCACATGAAGAATTACTCTTCGATCCCTACAAGCTTTCCCGATTTCAAGAATCGGCTGGATTGTGCCGATTTCATTGTTTGCGTGCATGACAGATACGAGCCCTGCGCCCCTGGACAGCGAACTTCCCAGGGAAGACATGTTGAGCCTTCCCAGATGATCGACGGAAATCAGATCGAATCTGGCCCCACCTGTTTCGAGAAAGCGGCAGGATTCAAGCACAGAATGATGTTCAACCGCAGAAGCAGCCAGATGGCCGGTTGAAGTTCCCTTGAGAGCCAGATTGTTGCTCTCTGTTCCGCTGCCTGTGAAAATGATTTCATCCGGAGAGGAATTGATCAGCTCGGCGACCCTGGTTCTGGCCAGATCAACTGCCGAACGGGCTCTTTTCCCCAGTGAATAAGGACTTTCCGGGTTGCCGAACTCCTTTTTAAGATGCGGCAGCATTTCCCGAAGGACAAGCGGGTCAAGCGGTGTAGTGGCAGCATTGTCGAAGTAGAGAATGGGCATGAAAGAATTTTAACAGTTGAGATCATTTCGATCAAACCTACCGAGGATGTTGAAATCGAGAACGGCAAGTTATAACATAGATTAGATAGTCATATCGCGAGGGGAAAATGAAGGAAAAGGAACTCCTGAAAAAAATCAAGGCAGAACCGGACAACCCTGAAAATTTCAAGCTGCTTGGCAACCATTATTTTCAGGCTGAAAAATATGAAAAGGCGCATGAATATTACGAAAAAGCGCTGAATCTCGATCCGAAATATGTCAAGGCAGTCCACAACATGGGCAATGCTTGCTATAAACTCAACCGGATCGAAGAAGCGATGTCATGGTGGAAAAAAGCCGTCCGGCTTGATCCGACACATTTTCAGTCGTATCTGAGCCTGGCAGAAGCCTGCTATCACATGCGCAAGGTGGACGAAGCCATCGATTATTACAGACTTGTGCTGAGCAAATGTCCGGAACAGGTGGACGCATTGACTGCGCTGGCTCTGGTTCTATATGATCAGGCCAGGTATGAAGAGTCAGTGAAGCTTTATCAAAATGCCATCAGATTGAAAAAAAATGACCCTGACCTTCACTACAATCTGGCCAATGCCTTTTATGACAGCTATCAATACGATAATGCAATCAGGGAATATCTGGAAACAATCAGACTTAATCCTGAAGATGCTGTAGCCTACAACAACCTGGCTGACTGCTATCTGCAGAAACGGGATTTTCCGAAAGCTCAGGCGCACATCGAGAAAGCTCTTGCCCTGAAGCCCGACCTGCCTGCGGCATATTGTACTCTGGGAGAGATCTGCGAAGCACAGGGGGAGTCCCAGAAAGCACTGGAAGCACTTGAAAAAACAGTCAAACTCACGCGCCACAACGATATGCTGGCCAGATACGCAAAAAACCTGATCCGGGACATCATCAACAAATGAAGATGCTGCTTTTCGTTTTTTTCTCATCGATTTTCATGGCTGTCGCAGATGAAAAAGCAGTGCCGCAGTTGATGGTTAAATACTGGGTCAAGGAGTACCGCGTCTTTGATCTGGTGATTTCCAAGGACGAGTCCAGATTCTATTTCGCAACAGACGGGGGAATCCATTTTTATCAGGACGGTAAACTGCGGAGAGTCTATTCCAAATCCGACGGACTGCTTAGTGAAACTGTGACTTTTCTTGAAAGCACAGGTGATTCCATTCTGGGTTCGACATTTTCTTTAGATGGAAAGAGCGGTCTGATCAGGCTTTCCTCATCCGAGGAACTGAAAGTCTGGCAGGAAAAAGACGGCGCTCCGCGGAATGTAGTGCGCGCACTGCAGCTTTCGCAGGATCTGCTGCTCTGCGAGACCTTCAAGGACGGCCTGTACCTGTTCAACCTCGATCGTAATTCCACCATGCCGATACTGCAGGAGAAGTTCGGCGGGAAGTATCTTGTGGACGTTATCCTTCAGCAGAACAAGATATACCTGGCTAGCAAATACGATGGAGCGTTCGAGATATCGGGCGGAGGAGAGCTTGTGAGTTCATTGATCAATGCCACCACCACTGAAGTGTTCACCCAGACCCTGCATATCAAAGAAATCAACGAACATACCAGCAAGATTCAGAGCAACAATGTCACTTGTTTCGCATCAGTTGAAAATGCGCTCTGGATAGGAACACAGGGCGGCGCAAGTTATTTCAAATTCAGCGAAAACGACTGGAAAAATTACTGGGATTCCCTGGTGAATAATTTTGTGAGCGCAATCTGCGTTGACGGTGATTTCATCTGGTTCGGCACTCCCGGTGGATTCTCAGTTTTCAATAAGGCCAAGGACAAATGGTGGGCATTCCGGACTGACAGCGGGATGTCGAGCATCCGGGCATTAAGGGGCAGCGACGCTAAAAATGACAGCGCCCAGTATAACAACTGTATCATGAAGATCAAATCCAGCAAGAATTACATCTGGCTCAGCACTGAGCAGGGCGCAGTCCAGATTGACAGAAAACAGTTTTACAGCCTGTTGTGAGTTCCTATTCTTTGAGTAAGCTGAGACTTTTGACTTTTGCTTCCCCAATGAATAATATTTATCAGATGAGATTTTTTTTATTAATTTTTTTAGCCTGGATCACTCCGCTCCTGTCAGGCACCGGAACCTCAGAACTGACCGCAGCAACAGGTGCGGGCAGAGTGCTTATGGATGAAGGCCGCAGGTATTTTGATGCAGGAGAGGTCGGTCTGGCCATTTCCAGCTTCGATGCCGCTCTGCGCGAGTATCCGGATCTGGCTGAAGCACATCTGGAGCTGGGGAGAATATTTTTTTACAGGGACCAGTTCGCCAAAGCGCTTAGGCATTTCAAGGCATACGAGGCCCTGACCGGACAGGAACGGGAGATTAAATTTTACCTCGACAAAATATACAGACTTGCAGGATCAACAATCGACTTGACTTCAGAAATTCAAGCCGGAAGCCGGGCAAAGGTGGAATCCATGGTTTTGCCCTCACTGCCGAAAGTGACGAAGACGGTTTCCGATACCAGCGAAGATGCGGGCTCGCCAGGGGCGACGGATGCTTCACTCTGGAAAAAGGCACAGGATTACATTCAATCAGGAAAGACTGAACGTGCATATTACACTCTTAAAGTTCTGGTCAGACAATTCAGCGACGAATCCCTGCCCAGGGACGAGATATTTCTGCAGGCAGCAAAATATGCGGCGCTGCTTGGGCATAAAAGCGACACCAGCTATCCGCTTGAAAAGATGATGACTTTCACTAAAAATATCGATGCTTACAAGATGCTTGCCCAAGTCTATCTGGACAGCGGCAAGCTGGACCAGGCTTCCACAGTCCTGGAAAAAGCCTTGAAAATAGCCCCTGACAACATCGAAGTCCGCGGTAACCTGGCGCTTTACTATCGCAAGCAGGGGGAACCGCATAAGGCGGTCAACCATCTCCTGACTGTTCTCAAACAAGATCCTGAAAATGTGCTGGCCAACTATAATTTAGCCCTGATCTACTTTGAAAACGGGAAATTTGATGAAGCCCAGAACCTGATCAACAAAATCAAGAAAACCCTGCCTCCCAAAAATAATGTTTACCAGCAGAGTCTGATCCTGGAAAGGAAGATCGAGCAATGCAGAAGCGCTCAATAATTTTTCTTTTTCTGCTGCTTCCCCTCCTTATCATGGCTTCTGCTCCAATCATCAAGATCGAGAATGTTTGCGGTACTCAGATTTACCTTGCCTGCAAGCAATTGAAACTCTATGAGCATTATCTGGTTTTAGGCAACAAGGGAGAGTTCAAAGGCGAAGTGAAAATTATGGAGCGTGAATCGCGTGGACATTACATGGCGAAAGAAGTTGTACCTGCAGTCCGGGATTTCCGGGCTGAAGTTTATCAGAAGGACGACACCCTGGTCCCTTTCCGAAAATTCAGCCTGGCCGCGTCTTCCAAGATCCCTCTGTTCTGCAAGGGAGATTATTTTTTTATTAATGGAACCCTGGAGTCAGTACAGACTTTCGGCGAGGACAGGATTTATCTGAAATTCAGGATTGTCAAGCATTTGAAGTATATTCCTGAGCAGTCAGAACTGCAGTTTGCTAACTACTACGCGGAGAAAGACCGGTATCAGACAATGTATTTTGTGGCTTATTTTTCAGGATTGGAGATCGATGTTCCCCTGGAAACAGGCCAGGAATATGCTTTTTACGGGGAACTTGTGGACAGCACGACCTACCCGACATTCAGAGGAATGCGCCTTTCAAGGCAATGACAAATCGGGTTGACACACTGGTCAACCCCTACGATATCCATGTCACATAATGCAAACCAGTAGGGGCGGACCCATGTGTCCGCCCTTTCTTATTAATCCGTGAATACCCTGTTCAGATCCTCGTTGAAACTGTGTGAAAGCTTGAAAAGCTGATCATAGGTCGGGCCAAATA encodes:
- a CDS encoding 7-cyano-7-deazaguanine synthase, whose product is MNICKLCVLPENPPQITLNSDGVCSLCSDPGLKNSLEAGKNLMLETELVRILNKNKGSGRYDCLVMCSGGKDSTSSLYYVKKKYKLNPLAFTFDHGFETEDALNNVKNAVEKLGVEWILFRTDYIKDLFAEMLKSKTRAVICHLCSIWYMQLTFEMAANFRIPIIIAGWTKGQSNLGSIMTKCACDISAPEFKEMAESTKDFLVNRLKMIPKYKDFPSSMEEVLKKAEKRQKTLVLSPHWFIRKSPEEYTKTIEEELGWKYPALSYPGKSTNCLMNFVSSYLSYKHYGYTHYHVEMSKLIRMNLMTRDEALTLLKIDFSDSLLNDILSHLGLSLKDIL
- a CDS encoding L,D-transpeptidase, with the protein product MNKLLIALIFITVSICAAYDNLIFAPADPNAVLRLYDSPAAGGIVNAEIQAGGILRVIEREGDSLLLVNEEDLAGWVKLDLKSIERDFKVMPAAPAQEGPLTRQPIQALQDLNQTLPPENARLKIIVSLKGLTMHVRCEKENFDKVYPVGVGVKDSHGRSFTPTCQSRNVAAFRTHFNAKNKEFFMEHRYSPSHFGGFPFIRLNILNSDQDYTYGMHGPITQKTNGAWYLQRGFVSHGCMRMRPEDAIELYKLSVANPAASLVIQEDFEYDQNGKKVDVDYPLWRGITAEQ
- a CDS encoding TOBE domain-containing protein, producing the protein MKTSARNQFSGKVNSVKKGAVNSEIVIDLKGKDQITAVITNESVENLGLKKGSKAYGLIKASWVVLADDPKLKTSARNRFTGKIEKLTEGTVNTEVVMKLPGGNQLVSMITNESAKSMGLKKGKNLLAMFKASSVIVGV
- a CDS encoding tetratricopeptide repeat protein — translated: MKEKELLKKIKAEPDNPENFKLLGNHYFQAEKYEKAHEYYEKALNLDPKYVKAVHNMGNACYKLNRIEEAMSWWKKAVRLDPTHFQSYLSLAEACYHMRKVDEAIDYYRLVLSKCPEQVDALTALALVLYDQARYEESVKLYQNAIRLKKNDPDLHYNLANAFYDSYQYDNAIREYLETIRLNPEDAVAYNNLADCYLQKRDFPKAQAHIEKALALKPDLPAAYCTLGEICEAQGESQKALEALEKTVKLTRHNDMLARYAKNLIRDIINK
- a CDS encoding cysteine desulfurase family protein translates to MPILYFDNAATTPLDPLVLREMLPHLKKEFGNPESPYSLGKRARSAVDLARTRVAELINSSPDEIIFTGSGTESNNLALKGTSTGHLAASAVEHHSVLESCRFLETGGARFDLISVDHLGRLNMSSLGSSLSRGAGLVSVMHANNEIGTIQPILEIGKACRDRRVILHVDAVQTFGHLKIDVRKMKIDLLSLSAHKIYGPKGVGALFIGSNVCLTSHLHGGEQERHLRASTHNVAGIVGLGMAAVLAGERQDQEALKQSSWQDMIRDKVLHGMERVRLNGDPELRLPGNLSFTFDFVDGKELIAELDRRGICASGGAACATSDPRPSHVLQAIGLPQDIPHGTLRLSLGRFNNDLEIEKLLRVLPGVIEKVRKKHPLYEMLF
- a CDS encoding D-alanine--D-alanine ligase yields the protein MLIGLTYDLREEYLAQGFSAEETAEFDKIETVEAIESALRQMGFATERIGNILSLNRELALGKRWDLVFNICEGLYGFAREAQVPALLDAYKIPCTFSDPMVLGLALHKGLTKNVIRDQGIPTPDFAVVERPEDALAVNLPFPLFAKPVAEGTSKGVSLVSRVNNREELEASCKALLLKFNQPVLVETYLPGREFTIGIIGTGADAIVLGAMEVLLNSKAESGIYSYHNKENYKELVEYRSACDPVAGRAKDVALASWRAIRGRDVGRVDIRVDKDGLPNFLEVNPLPGLHPVNSDLPILARLNQIDYQQLLEMIMSSVLARIGEMPLEAHKSRATRKAHELQPLPLAMKVRKVRHMR
- a CDS encoding TonB-dependent receptor plug domain-containing protein, with translation MKTILILLCLIVTCSVSAVENPIYLGEIVISANPAAEISNPDAKVIRIAPDDPIRRVELPKILSDASSSIIPTQGQKGETYVSFRGFNQRDVNVLLDGVPVQVPYDGYVEIGKLNLFSIKKIEIVQGASSVLAGPNALAGTINLITEKPTHRYGTLSTNYIQHRGLEGSASFYDTEGTLYYGAAATASNLYNQRLSKDFVTCAVQPDRQRRLSDKQKEDLYWVVGKTLPNRQYALKVSRFTESYGVPIDLDGTARFWKFTDWKKDQYSFEDSISRNKLTWHYNIYKDKYFNLLDSYDDINMKKESKGYAFHSIYDDYSQGINLRLEDQLNAKSQLGFLVYSKTDVHRECGNYKNPFANYKGLTTDLAVEYRRQQTKSLEWTAGISSASNIPRNANGNALPDKISTSDYTLSFKKAYQHKDELYGNFGNKTRFPTLKDRFSGYLDTSVPNPGLKEQHGQLSTLGYRRNISGVNCDLAFFHDKLTDAIFLKSNVLYDNVKKKWLSQNQNISEAVYQGLEFNAKGSSHKWDYRFGFTYNDASDRTTAETIIENVPMLRTTLGVDYHFTEQVKLALSQSINGKSYYEKSNVADVFIENGKYTVTTVELDYQLTNKSFFLRMDNAFDKDYRASRGFPGEGRSVSVGMTCSFK
- a CDS encoding tetratricopeptide repeat protein is translated as MRFFLLIFLAWITPLLSGTGTSELTAATGAGRVLMDEGRRYFDAGEVGLAISSFDAALREYPDLAEAHLELGRIFFYRDQFAKALRHFKAYEALTGQEREIKFYLDKIYRLAGSTIDLTSEIQAGSRAKVESMVLPSLPKVTKTVSDTSEDAGSPGATDASLWKKAQDYIQSGKTERAYYTLKVLVRQFSDESLPRDEIFLQAAKYAALLGHKSDTSYPLEKMMTFTKNIDAYKMLAQVYLDSGKLDQASTVLEKALKIAPDNIEVRGNLALYYRKQGEPHKAVNHLLTVLKQDPENVLANYNLALIYFENGKFDEAQNLINKIKKTLPPKNNVYQQSLILERKIEQCRSAQ